In Raphanus sativus cultivar WK10039 chromosome 5, ASM80110v3, whole genome shotgun sequence, the following proteins share a genomic window:
- the LOC108861796 gene encoding auxin response factor 2 has product MTTSADVSMKGNRGGGGENFSSLGYSDSTVAGEAAMKTQSNRSMAAERVVDAEAALYRELWHACAGPLVTVPRQDDRVFYFPQGHIEQVEASTNQAAEQQMPLYDLPSKILCRVINVDLKAEADTDEVYAQITLLPEPMQDENAIEKVPPPPPPPRFQVHSFCKTLTASDTSTHGGFSVLRRHADECLPPLDMSRQPPTQELVAKDLHAIEWRFRHIFRGQPRRHLLQSGWSVFVSSKRLVAGDAFIFLRGENGELRVGVRRAMRQQGNVPSSVISSHSMHLGVLATAWHAISTGTMFTVYYKPRTSPSEFIVPFDQYMESVKNNYSIGMRFKMRFEGEEAPEQRFTGTIVGIEDSDPTRWAKSKWRSLKVRWDETTSIPRPDRVSPWKIEPALSPPALSPVPMPRPKRPRSNIAPSTPDSSMRIREGSSKANMDPLPASGLSRVLQGQEYPTLRTKHVESVECDAPENSIVWQSSNDDDKVDVVSASRRYENWMSSTRHEQPAYTDLLSGFGANIEPPPPHGHQIPMYDRLSSSPSVAARKILSDQDGKFEYLANQWQMMHSGLSLKLHESPKVPAASDTSFQGISNPYALPRAVTTTENAAGNWPIRPRALNYFEEAVHAQAREHVTKRPAVVQEEAAKPRDGNCRLFGIPLVNNVNGTDTATAQRNNLNDTTGLTQIASPKVQDLSDQSKGSKSTNDHREQGRPFPVSKPHPKDVQTKTNSSRSCTKVHKQGIALGRSVDLSKFQNYEELVTELDRLFEFNGELMAPKKDWLIVYTDDENDMMLVGDDPWQEFCCMVRKIFIYTKEEVRKMNPRTLSCRNEEDAVAGEGSDAKDAKSASNPSLSSAGNS; this is encoded by the exons TCTAACCGATCCATGGCTGCTGAGCGTGTTG tcGACGCTGAAGCAGCTCTCTACCGTGAACTGTGGCACGCTTGTGCTGGTCCTCTCGTGACGGTACCTCGACAAGACGACCGTGTCTTCTATTTCCCTCAGGGACACATCGAGCAG GTGGAGGCATCGACAAACCAAGCAGCGGAACAGCAGATGCCTCTCTATGATCTTCCTTCCAAGATCCTTTGTCGAGTCATTAATGTCGATTTAAAG GCAGAGGCTGATACCGACGAAGTTTATGCGCAGATTACTCTTCTTCCAGAGCCTATG CAAGACGAGAATGCAATTGAGAAAGTGCCACCTCCTCCCCCGCCCCCGAGGTTCCAAGTACACTCCTTCTGCAAAACCTTGACTGCATCGGACACAAGTACACACGGTGGATTTTCTGTTCTTAGGCGGCATGCGGATGAATGTCTCCCACCTCTG GATATGTCACGTCAACCTCCTACTCAGGAGTTAGTTGCAAAAGATCTTCATGCAATTGAGTGGCGTTTCCGACATATTTTCCGAG GTCAACCACGAAGGCATTTGCTTCAGAGTGGATGGAGCGTGTTTGTTAGCTCCAAGAGGCTGGTTGCAGGCGATGCTTTTATATTtctaag GGGTGAGAATGGAGAATTACGTGTGGGTGTAAGGCGTGCAATGCGGCAACAAGGAAATGTGCCATCCTCTGTTATATCAAGCCACAGCATGCATCTTGGTGTATTGGCCACTGCCTGGCACGCTATTTCAACTGGAACCATGTTTACTGTCTACTACAAACCaag GACTAGTCCTTCTGAGTTTATTGTTCCGTTTGATCAGTATATGGAGTCCGTGAAAAATAACTACTCCATAGGTATGAGATTTAAAATGAGATTCGAAGGCGAAGAGGCTCCTGAGCAGAG gtttacTGGCACAATCGTTGGGATTGAAGACTCTGACCCCACGAGGTGGGCAAAATCGAAATGGAGATCTCTCAAG GTACGTTGGGATGAGACCACTAGTATTCCTCGCCCTGATAGAGTATCCCCGTGGAAGATTGAGCCAGCTCTTTCTCCTCCTGCTTTGAGTCCTGTACCAATGCCTAGGCCTAAGAGACCCAGATCTAATATAGCTCCTTCTACTCCGGACTCTTCCATGCGCATAAGAGAAG GCTCATCTAAGGCAAACATGGACCCTTTACCGGCAAGTGGACTATCAAGGGTCTTGCAAGGTCAAGAATACCCGACCTTGAGAACGAAACATGTTGAGAGTGTAGAATGCGATGCTCCTGAGAATTCTATTGTGTGGCAATCCTCAAATGATGATGACAAGGTTGACGTGGTTTCAGCTTCTAGAAGATATGAGAACTGGATGTCCTCAACCAGGCATGAACAACCTGCTTACACGGATTTGCTTTCTGGCTTTGGGGCAAACATAGAACCACCACCACCTCACGGTCATCAAATACCTATGTACGACCGTTTATCATCATCACCTTCTGTGGCCGCAAGGAAAATCCTCAGCGACCAGGATGGCAAGTTCGAATATCTTGCTAACCAGTGGCAGATGATGCACTCTGGCCTTTCCCTGAAGTTACATGAATCCCCCAAAGTCCCTGCCGCATCTGATACCTCTTTCCAAGGGATAAGTAATCCCTATGCTTTGCCTCGTGCAGTGACGACGACTGAGAATGCTGCTGGCAACTGGCCAATACGTCCCCGAGCTTTAAATTATTTCGAAGAAGCGGTCCATGCTCAGGCTAGAGAGCATGTAACAAAACGTCCTGCGGTCGTACAAGAGGAGGCAGCAAAGCCAAGAGATGGGAACTGCAGGCTTTTTGGCATTCCTCTGGTGAATAACGTGAACGGGACAGATACAGCTACGGCTCAGAGAAACAATTTGAATGACACTACGGGGCTTACGCAGATAGCATCACCCAAGGTTCAGGATCTTTCTGACCAGTCGAAAGGGTCAAAATCGACAAATGATCATCGTGAGCAAGGACGACCGTTCCCGGTTAGTAAACCCCATCCGAAGGACGTTCAGACCAAAACAAACTCAAGTAGGAGCTGCACGAAG gtTCACAAGCAGGGCATTGCACTTGGCCGGTCAGTAGATCTCTCAAAGTTCCAGAACTACGAGGAGTTGGTTACTGAATTGGATAGGCTGTTTGAGTTTAATGGAGAGTTAATGGCACCTAAGAAGGATTGGCTGATAGTTTACACAGATGATGAGAATGATATGATGCTTGTTGGAGACGATCCTTGGCA AGAGTTTTGTTGCATGGTTCGTAAAATCTTCATATACACGAAAGAGGAGGTCAGGAAGATGAACCCGAGAACTCTTAGCTGTAGGAACGAGGAAGACGCAGTTGCTGGGGAAGGATCAGATGCAAAAGACGCCAAGTCTGCATCAAATCCTTCATTGTCCAGCGCCGGAAactcttaa